One Vicugna pacos chromosome 33, VicPac4, whole genome shotgun sequence genomic region harbors:
- the SCN3B gene encoding sodium channel regulatory subunit beta-3, with the protein MPAFNRLFPLASLVLILWVSVCFPVCVEVPSETEAVQGNPMKLRCISCMKREEVEATTVVEWFYRPEGGKDFLIYEYRNGHQEVESPFQGRLQWNGSKDLQDVSITVLNVTLNDSGLYTCNVSREFEFEAHRPFVKTTRLIPLRVTEEAGEDFTSVVSEIMMYILLVFLTLWLLIEMIYCYRKVSKAEEAAQENASDYLAIPSENKENSAVPVEE; encoded by the exons ATGCCTGCCTTCAACAGATTGTTTCCCCTGGCTTCCCTCGTGCTCATCTTGTGGG TCAGCGTCTGCTTCCCTGTCTGTGTGGAAGTGCCCTCGGAGACCGAGGCCGTTCAGGGCAACCCCATGAAGCTGCGCTGCATCTCCTGCATGaagagggaggaggtggaggccaCCACGGTGGTGGAATGGTTCTACAGGCCCGAGGGCGGTAAAGATTTCCTT ATCTACGAGTATCGGAACGGCCACCAGGAGGTGGAGAGCCCCTTCCAGGGTCGCCTGCAGTGGAATGGGAGCAAAGACTTGCAGGACGTGTCCATCACTGTGCTCAACGTCACCCTGAACGACTCCGGCCTCTACACCTGCAACGTGTCCCGGGAGTTTGAGTTCGAGGCACATCGTCCCTTTGTGAAGACCACACGGCTGATCCCCCTCCGAGTCACCGAGGAGG CTGGTGAAGACTTCACCTCTGTGGTCTCCGAGATCATGATGTACATCCTGCTGGTCTTCCTCACTCTGTGGCTGCTCATTGAGATGATATACTGCTACAGGAAGGTCTCAAAGGCTGAAGAGGCAGCCCAAGAAAATGC GTCTGACTACCTTGCCATCCCATCGGAGAACAAAGAGAACTCTGCGGTACCAGTGGAGGAATAG